The Pristis pectinata isolate sPriPec2 chromosome 12, sPriPec2.1.pri, whole genome shotgun sequence DNA window gaaggtgcagaagagagttaACAGATTGGTTGCAGGGATGAGGGATTGCAGTTACACAGATAGCCGgagtaatgggattgctccatatGAGACAGAGAAAACCAAGAGGAGGTTTGACAGAGGAGTTCAGCATCATGAATAGCTGAGACAGAAACTAATGGGAAATATTTTCCAATGGCTGGAGCCTGAATACAAGCTGCTCCCAGGTTATGACAAggttcagttcctgagaactgttcgcaACCCAAACCTGTTCATAAgcagaaatgaagaaaaacagtgtgtgggagatgaTCGCaggaacagctgtgatgggagagcgagcaggggTGAGAAGAGTagccgccagctggcctcactgagtcagtgatgtgagcgagtgagtctgctcagcgctcccagctctgctcggctccacccagcccatGATCCTTGCGGCTCGGTGTGGGGgtgtggcggggggtggggtggggaaagaaggcacatggaaatgcttCATTCCTACCTGGCAGAAGGTGTCTGCAGCCCTGCAAGCAGCTGCAAAACCATCCCCATCCAATTCCACCGGTCTCCCAAGCACTTGCTTATATGTAAGGGGTGTCTTGTAAGgggtttgtaacccagggagggaCCAGTGGATGCAAGGAGggagatttaaggtgattgggaagAGGATCAAAGAGGATACGGGAGAAACTTTTCCCATCACAACTGGGTCAGGAATTGGAATGCATTCCTTGATGGACTTAGGATATGATCTCAATAACTGCCTTCAAAAAAGATTTGGATAACGATATGgaggagaaataaaaacacagagaCCAAGGAAAAAGCAGGGGAATGAGATTAACTGAGTGGTCTTCTAAATAACAAACGCAGATTTGATGGGCCTAATAGCTCTTTTTGCCCTGACTCTGTAACCTATGTTCTTTGCCTTGTTCCTAGCTTCTCTGGTTGGCAAATCCATTAAGTACCAAGCAGTTCTTGACAACTCTGTTAGGTGAGAGAGCTGGGCAGGAGGGGAAGTAAATATGGTCACTTTGGGGTCCAAATGGATCATATGCCAGATTACACATATTTGGAACCAAACCAATTGTGCTGTGCAGATGCTGTATTTGATGCTTAGGCAAAGCACTTCTCCAGTAACCCAGATATGGTTGATGGTTCCTCAAAGTTAAGTTCAATGACTTTACACAAATCTGGTGACTAACTCCATTCAGACCCCAGTTAACCCTGAAATACAATGCTCTGGCATAAGAGGCAATGTGCTGGCATAAGAGGCAATGGCATGTCTAACTGTGCACAGTGCTGCTAGCTGATTAAATTTGAGTAATTTTTTTGAATATCACCACTGGACATAGATTTTCAAAACAATCTGTCCAATAATTGGTTTCCTGTGTGTCAGACATCCAATTATTCACAAAGTAAGGTTTATTTTCATTGACCATATAAATTTGGAAATCATTCTCCAACAGGGTGTTGTTGCCTGGAGGATCAGGCCTCCAAGCCTGCTTCTGAATACTGTGTTTCAACCATTGCTCAGAACAGTAAAACCAAAGATAGCAGCACAAAGTTTAAACACTGTGATTCACCTGGGTACACATTATATATGAAATCTCCTTGACCAAGTAAAAGCCAACAACCTTTTCACAACCAATAGTTAAAAAGGTTAGAGACTGGTGAAGACTGAGGAAGCTGCTGAAGCAGTGTATTAAATCGAATCAGCTTGTGGTATTGAATTTATATTGTGGTTACCTTAGTCATGAATAAATTCTGCTAACTGCTTTACTTTCTTATATCAAATCTTGGATGATGTCCGTTTTTAACCATTCCATCAAAAAATGGACATAATCTATTTTTCACCCACTCAAACTTTCAATCATTTCTGTTGGATCTCTCCTTACCCTTCTTTGCTCCAGTAAGTCCTAGTGTTTCAGAGCTTTCATCATAATGATATCCCCTTATCTAATGTGGTACCTTTCCCATAGCTTAAAATGTACAGCCTCagggcatgtatcaccaggcttaaggacagcttctatcccactgtgataagactattgactggttcccttatatgatgagatggactctgacctcacaatctaccttgttgtgaccttgtaccttattgcactgccactttctctgtagctgcgacactttactctgtactgttattgtttttacctgtactacctcaatgcactctgtactaactcactgtaactgcactgtgtaatgaattgacctgtacgattggtatgcagacaagtttttcactattatTGTCACTAAGCActaagtgacaatagtaaaccaataccaataccaatatgctgCCCACTTTCTGCCAGCTGTGGATGAACCATGCCTTGTGCAGATTAGTCACTGCCTCCTCACTTTTGCATTCACTATTTTATCTTTTTATAGTTATGTTTAAAGATCATTCTATATTTAAGGATCTCTGCTTCTCTATTGTTTAATATAAAGAGACAGCAAATATTATAAATTTCTACATGCTAAATATTAATCCATATCTATTTAAATTAAATATGTCAACTTTCATTTATTGTTCTATTTAGACAAAACAGATGAAATTTTAACCAAATCTATTTTAATGAAAAGCTGTGGTAATGCGATATTTATTTGTTAATGttactgcatttttaaaattaataatacaACTGTTCCATTGGTCTTAGTTCAGTGCCGAAATGAAAACTGACCCTTGTTAACCAGCCTAAGGATGGTCTCAGGCACCCAGGTTTAAACTAGCCCCTGATACCATTCTCAGGCTGGACTCTTGGTGACCAAGCCAAGCCTGGATGCTGGTACCCATGATGGTCACATCGCCCTGGCCTACACTGGTCCCTGTTGACCAGGCTAGGTTGACCACTAGTACCAAGGTCTTTGGTGTTCTGCTAGTGCCCTGGTGTCCAAGCTTGGTCTGGTCTCTGGTGCCCTCCTGCCATCTGGTCCTTGGTTGCCATGCTCGGGGTGGTGTCTGGGACCTGGCATCAGGTGGACCCTAACTTTGATACCATATGGGATTGGGCCCAACATCGTGTGGGATTCAGGACCATTATCCCACGAGCGGACAGCTTCAGAAGTTGCATTCTTACCTCAAGTCATCAACCACAGCCCCTACATTGTTCCTCCAGTCACCAAGTGGTGCAGGTCTTCAAGCTTAACTGGGTGATGATGTCCTCCTAATCCTCATAAGGAGTTGTTGCTACTCTGGTTATTCACAGGTCTAGACCCTACTGCCTCTGTTAGTTTTATAGGAAAATTGGCATCCTGCATCAATGTAAACAAGATGCAAATTTCAGAGATGGAATTCCTATGCAATATCCAACTGTTAGCAACTCAATTTGGGGACAAGTTGATAATCCTAACAAGTCCTGTCTGACAATCCCTTCTCATAACATTCTAATCTATACACATTCCTTGATAATCCTGATATGCAGGCGCTCCTGATAAGACCATTTGTTGATACTGAGCACGATTGGTCATGTAACAACAGACTGTTATATAAATTTTTATCTTTGCCACTGTGTGGCCTACTCTCCACTACCACTGACTTACAATATAATCAAAACAGATGGAGAGTTTCAAAGGATCTTTGTACATCAAATATCTCAGTTCACGTCTAATAACATGTTTCCTGACTGAAGCATTCACTATTTGTTAACATGGATGTATCCTGGcaatttttttccagggttgcCCAAACAATTATCATCAGCTATCCTTAAAAGCACATTATGACAAGGTCATCGATGCACAAGAATGTAAAACATGAAATTCCAATTTTATTAAAAGGGATCTTGACATTTTTACCAATGACTCCATACAATTTCCCTGAATAAGACAAACTTCTGACTTTCGTTATCAGACATATCTTCATTTCCTCTCCCtgcattttatttacttcttGAACTCTGATCAAAAAGACTTTTACAATGATACATCTAATTGTTGACAGCTAAAAATGGGGGAGGCAGTATACTGGAGATTATGGGCCAGCCATACGATCATAGGATCATTTCATAAAACAGCTTTGGAAATAGGGAATTATATATCAAATGCTGAGACTATGAGGGGATAAATAGTTGATGAAGAACTAAGGATTTATTAAAAGCAATGCAACAAACATAACAGTGAACAAGATCTGCCAATTAAAATATGGAGAAAGGGAATGATTCACTCACTCCAAAATATCAGAAATCCTATTGCTGGACTTCAGATTTCCCACACAGATGAGCAGTTATTAGCAGAAATGGAGGTTTGTGGTATGATAGTAATAAATAAACATGGTTCAAAATTAATGCAATTTCTGTAATTGCAATCATTTCAATTGTGCTGCTTGTTTTGTGACTGGGGAGAAGGTTAAGCTAAAATTTCATGCAGCATTCACAGAGCAGTCACAAGCAGTATACAGGCCACAGCTCCCATCTTGATTTTTTTCAAACAACTCAAGAGGACTCTTATGATTGGCAAGACTGACCATCCTTACAACAAATTCACAGCAATTGAGGTTTGTATGCCCTTCTTTCCTCAAGTGCAAGATTATTGATGACATGGATTTATATAGCTTCCAGTCACACCAAAGCACTTACAGCCCAAGAACTACTTTTGAAACGTGGTTAGGTTTAATACAAACTAGTAATGTCTTTAGTAATAGAAAGGCACAGAACAAGGTTCTCCGTTTTTGTGATGTATTGAAAGTGATAAGTTTAcattttttcatgtttttatgAACTATCTTTTTGAAAAATGTGTTCTGACTTTTAGTAGGAGGCAATATTGTAGGGTCTGTATGGATTATTCAAGTTTGATGGACGTCTCTAATTAGGTAGATAAAACCCAGGGAAAATCCATTTATCTCTCAGTGATAGGAATCTTAATATGTTCAAGGATTATCCACTGTTTGTCAAGTTAATTTACAATTGTTTCAGATTTTTACTTCCCCATAAGGCAGCAATATGAAAGCAATATCCCAAGGACAGAGATATAAATGCTATCCACTTAAAAAAACATATTGAGGAAACATGATGATAATATTTTATGAGCTGCAGCCTTCGGTAAACATATAAATGCTGGAAGATAGCAGTTGAACATGTCCCTATTCTGTGGCAGGTTAAGACAAAGGAGCAGCTCTACAGAATGAGTTTGGAATAAATCCGAAGAACTTTGAAACAACATTTGCTGATTTTGCCTCTGCAGTTCTTTCCAGGTACAGCTCTGTATTGTGCTATTAGCATCctgaagatggagtttaatttattTAAGTACTAAAAAACAATGAGTTGAACAGATCgtttttcccatttttttctgAATTGAGGTCCTCTGACCAAATCCTCACAGTCACTATTGAGTCAGTGGTACTTGGGGATGGTTTTTCTGATCTCCTTGTTGGCTAACGTATGCATGATTGTGCTGATCATAAAGGGCAAGAGGCTCGCCAATTTTCAGTGCTTTGTGCTAAACCTCTTCTTGGCAGATATTGTGTTTGTGGGGGTCATTCCATTCATCATTCACTGTTCGCTGGACTGAATCCTGGACCCTTGGACCATATGTGTGTCATATTCTGTTCTACGTCATGGCCACAAGTGCTGGTGTGACCATCATTACCTTAGCTGCTATTAGCGTTGAGAGATCCATCAGCATTCTGAATCTACGCttaaaatcttctctgcatctcaAGTCGGTGTACTGCAGTCATGTTGACCATTTGGTTATTTTCGGCCCTTACGTCCCTGCCACTGTGCATATATTTCAGATGATGACCATTCAATCTAAAGGCCAGGTAAGATCAATGTAAAATATATTGTCTGTCCAACACAAGGCAATCTTTAAATATATATAACAGTTTGCATGGAATTGATGACTTTATTTTCAAGTCTGCATCAACACAGAAAGATTTGTTTTGATATATGAAGTTTGCACCTGGAGGGTCGCAGCTGTTCATTTTTTTGGTCTCCAGAAACTCAGCTTAATTTTCTTATTGGACAGTCCACATTTTGATTAGATccctataaaatgctttgggagcaATGATGGTAATGGTGGGAAAggtggaattttctgttttaaaattactACATAAGTTTTTGAACTCCCAAATCCTAGTCAACTTGTGATGCAAGAACAGATGTGATTAAGAGCAGAATTGTTCCACTAACTTTGTGCTTACCCATGTCTGTCGTTAAAGATCCAAACCTATGGACTTTTATGGTGATTAAATATGCCAGAATCAAACACTGAATTTCAGATATTTACTGGTATTTTgaaggcaggtgagggggaagggagagcagatccactgggggatgggtcaaaggtaagcagagaggaaaaaaaggtagaaaaaagaggctaggaaagggaaggaaagagaagtatggtggggggggggggggaggtgtggggaagggtgtggggattacctaaagtgggagaattcaatgttcatgccgttaggctgcaaggttccaggatggaaaatgaggtgctgttcctccagttgtgcttggaattctcctggcagtggaggaggccgaggactgacatatctgtgatagtgtgggaggggagctgaagtgactggcaatggggagaacccactgacgcccacagctaccttgattacagctcctccacaccctgtctcttgcaaggatgtgatcccttttttctcaatttctccgcctccgccacatctgctcccatgatgaggctttccactccaggatatccgagATGCCAACCTTCTTTTTCTAACCAGGattcccccgactgtggtcgagagagctcgcacccgatCTCTGCCATTCTCCCGCACCCTCTgcttctcacccccacccctccagacCCCAAACCAGGGATAGGTCCCCCTTTGTCCTCACACTCATCCCACAGCCTACGTATCTGACATATATTCTTTACCACTTACGGCATCTCCAGTGGGACCCCACACCGATTGTTAAAGGCAAAATTGTGTCCGACTAACTTGATTGTGTTTTTAATTGAaagtctcatgaatttgagtcttttttttgaagaagtaaccaaggaaGTCGATGAGGTTAGAGCAGGAgctgtagtctatatggacttcaataaggcctttggtaaggttctgcatggtaggctgctatggaaagttagattgcataggatccagggagagctggctaattggatacacgatTGGCTTGATGgcgggaagcagagggtgatggtggaagtttggttttcggactggaggcctgtgactagtggtgttccccaggggtcggtgctaggcccattgcaaTTTGTcaactatatcaatgatttgtatgagaatgtacaaagcatggctagtaagtttgcagatgacactaaaataggtggtgtcattgaccaTGAAGATGGCTATCAGgatttatagagggatcttgatcagctggataagtgggccaaggaacggcaaatggagtttgatttggataagtgtgaggtgttgcatcttgggaagacaaaggaggatgggagtttcacagtgaacggtagtgccctggggagtgatgtagaacagaaggacctaggagtacaagtgcatggttccctgaaagtggtgtcgcagatagacagggtggtgaagaagtattttggcacactggccttcatcattcagggcattgaataaacaaattgggacgttatgttacagttgtataagatgttggtgaggccacatttggagtattgtgttcagttttggtcaccctgttataagaaagatgtgattaatctggaaagagtgcagaggagatttacaaggatgttgctgggactcgagggactgagttatgcagagaggatgagcaggttgggatttttttcattggagcttaggaaaatgagggatgatctgatagaggtgtataaaatcatgagaggcatagacagcgtgAATGCcctccatctttttcccagggttggggaatcaagaactagagggcataggtttaaggtgagagtggagagatttaattggaacctgaggggcaacttttcatccagagggtggtcagtacatggaatgagctgctagaggaagtggttgaggcagatacattaataacatttaaaaggtacttggacaggtacgtggataggaaagctttagagggatgtaggccaaatgcgaggaaatgggactagcttaggtgggaaccttggtcagcatggatcatttGGGCtaaggggtctgtttctgtgctgaatgactctatgtaGGGTTGATTAGGCAAATGAGGTTACAATAGCATAAAGGACTTCCATAAGGCATCTGATAAAGTTATTAAGATCAAAAACCATGGCAGAGAAAGAGCTATATTCCCAAgaatagaaaattggctaagtaatAGGAACca harbors:
- the LOC127576926 gene encoding LOW QUALITY PROTEIN: free fatty acid receptor 4-like (The sequence of the model RefSeq protein was modified relative to this genomic sequence to represent the inferred CDS: deleted 2 bases in 2 codons): MGNIFQWLEPEYKLLPGYDKVQFLRTVRNPNLFISRNEEKQCVGDDRRNSCDGRASRASLVGKSIKYQAVLDNSVRSSDQILTVTIESVVLGDVFLISLLANVCMIVLIIKGKRLANFQCFVLNLFLADIVFVGVIPFIFTVRWTESWTLGPYVCHILFYVMATSAGVTIITLAAISVERSISILNLRLKSSLHLKSEYQICTLVWPNMVQEIIWDVFYSLVDFVVPGLIIVISYTKILKITKAARRRLQANRPCPAYQQQIRVSKQDYWLFRTLLVLMISFFIMWTPIVLIIFLILAQNFKRDLLLSSTWFFWVCTFTFTNSAVNPILYGASQFKAKWPHVLHFFHLPHFINHRSLATGHALRKVRTQDQQTPPSIICD